The DNA sequence ACACCTTCTTCAATCTTTTTTTTAATTTCAGAATACTTTACTTGTTTGGTTAGTGATATGCGCTGTGTATTCACCATGGTATTAAATGAACCTGTTCCACTGTCACCAACAAATGTTTTAAATATCAAGATAATGACAATAGAAAAGATAGCAAATGCCAACAACGGATTGTCGTTGAAAAAGTTGTTTTTATTATTTTGGTTTTTATTATTTTTACCCATGTATATCCTTCTGATAAATAAGTGTTACCCACTCATCTTTGAGTATTCTTTTTTTTAAAGCAAGATCTTTAAATGATACTTTAACAAGATCCTCTTTTTTATCTAAAATGCCTGAAAGTATTAAATATCCGCCAGATTTAGTGGCCTTTTGCCACTCCAACAAGGCACAACTACTTCAGGTCTTAAGGGAAGAGTATATTCATTGGTGATGCTGCACTTCAATACTATCTTGGGGAAAGGGCACCATCTAGCAGAGGCTTCAGGCTGCAAAACTGTCTACTATTTGTTCTTGCAGGCCTCTGTTACAACCAAGAAAGTACCTATATTAATAAACTAGCACAGGCTTTTGCTGCCAAAAAGGTGCGTACCCACAATATATCCTAAAAAAGAGGCACAAAGAGAGCTCATTACCTCTAACGAAACTACACTGGTATCTAGACATATTCTATTATAAAATGGATTGGAAGGCAAGAAGTTTGAAAATTCCAATGTCGTTAACATTCTGCAGCTAATAATAGATAAAAATAGTAAAATAAGGTTACATCTAACTTTATCTTGTTTGCAAAAATGCTTCAATACGCTTAATTGTTGTGATCAACCCCAAGTATTACATATCATTCATCAACCCTGCACCTGTTAGTACAACAAGTGCTACACGAAGCGGCATACCAATCTTTCCCAAAACCAATATCTTTCTTAGTTACAATCGACTCAAGCACTTCATGATAATCACTTGCACAGTGGTTTTTGCCATGTTTGAAGTGCATTGTCATAAAGTCTGTTAATACTTCTTGTCCCTTCCTTGAAAGCTTTAACTGCCTTAGAGTCATACCTGTTGGTGCATTCAAAATCAACTTAATCTGCTCTGCCAACTCGACCAATGTTCCTGCTTCGCTCTTTGGTCGCATGTAAAATGATAGAGGTATTTTTATTGTCCCTAGGTCTACTCCAAACTCTTGAGCAAACTTTATGTTCATTCGATGCCTTTGATATAATGTGCGTTAAGCCACAAGAGCTATCGAGATTATAGTTTGAGGCAGATTTATTAATATTTTGAGGGTCGTGTTGTATCATCTCCTCCAAAGAGAAGATCTCCGATCACCATGGCTCCACCTTAGATCGTACTAAAAAATTAAGGAGTGCTTCTGCAAGAAACCTGTATTTTATACTCCATCACATCAGTTGCACCATCACGTTTGGAGAGTTTTTCCTTGCTCGTTGTTAATCATTGCCACATGATAAAAACTGAGGAAGTCAAAACCCAATGCATTATACACCACAATCTGCTTAGGCGTATTATAGAGATGGTCGTCACCACGGGATTACGTCGTCAAACCCATCAATGCATCATCAATGGCGACAACGAAATTATATGAACGGTGCGCCGTCTGCACGAGCAATAATGAAATCACTCCACCTCCAGCAGCGGACAATATCTCCTTGACTCCATCGTCGTGCCAATCATGCCCCTGCGGTGCTTCTTAATACGGATGACTGGTTAACTCCCTGTGGAGGCGTGTACCACTAAATCACGATAGCGACCCATCATAATGGGACGTTCTGCGTGCTGTCTAAGTTGCGAAGTGCACTCAAGTTCCCTTGGTCATATAACACTTGTAGGCTTTATTCTCTTTAAGAAGCTGGATCAATATACTTTATAAAGGTCAAACGCTTTCTTGACCCTGATAGACCACTTCACCGTCATAGCTCAACCCTGCCCACTAAATGCCTTAATAATTGCTTCAAGTGCCTCTTTGGAGTTTCGAGAAAGATTCGCATCTTCACGCGAAGTAAAAATTTTCCATTGTTGTGTCTAGCAGTCAACCAAGAAAAAAGTGCTGTTCTCAGTCCACCAATATGTAGATACCCTTGTGGAGTAAGGAGCAAAACGTGTTACCGTCGACATAAATTAACCTAATTTTTTCGCAAAGTAATTATACCATGAGGAGTAGCTAAGAGGGAGAGGGTGGCTGTGCAGGTTTTGTCGGACTAGGCGGTACAAAACCTTAAAATAATTAGATATAATCACAACACAACAGAACAAGAGGCATGCAGTAACGTGAGCATAGACAAAAAGAAAACATTGTCAAGCAATGCATGCTGGTATACTACTAACTACCCAAAAGGCATTTTAATGATAGGTATCGTCGACTATAGTATGGGCAACCTGCTCTGTCATTAATGCTTTTTGGTGTGCGGGTACCAAAGGTACTAGAGAGGACCCAGAGAAGCTTCTTGCACTATGACAGACTCGTCCTTCCAGGTGTTGGTGCATTTGGTGATGCTATGATGATTTAAAGAAGCGGATGGATGAAGGGTCAAAGCCTTTGCTGCTTCCAGGAAACCATTACTAGGTATCTGTTTCAGTGGTAACTTCTTTGAAAGTAGCAAGAGTTTGTTTCACTAGCTATCTAGGGGCTCATCCCTGGGAAAGTGGATTGCATTTGACGAAAGCAGATTTGATCACCCTCAAAAAGTATTCTCATGGTTGAATGAACTATTTGTACAAAAACAGCACAAAACCATTTGATGGCTCAATCACAGTTTGATTCCTATTTTGTCCACTCATTCCATCATGATGATACGTACACCATAGGTAAACCATGGTTACGAGCTTTGTAGCTGTCAACAAAGAGAACATCTACGGTATATACAACCCCACCCAGAGAAGAGTCACAAACGGGTTGAAGATTATAGGAGACTCTTGCAATCTATAAACTTTGTAATACTTAAAGAAGGGAGAGATCCGATGCAAGAAGAAGAAAAGACCATTTCATCAAAAATATAGAAATCGAAAACTTCAAATGTTTCAAAGAGTTCAAAGCAGAAGGTTTTTTGAGACTGGTCAATCTCATTGGTGGGAAGAATAATGGGAAGACGGCTTATGAGGCGTGTTATCTTACTACAAATATGCATCAAAATCACACAACATGTAGATTTAAACATACTATGGGGTAATTGCGAATGAAAGAATGGATGTATTTTGAAATGATTTAAATTCTTATAATCATTCAAAGCAACAAACAGAGAACAAGTAGATTTTATTACAGAATGATGTTATTAGCTCAATTGACTACATATGATGATTGTGTGTATTAACTTTAAATGAAACTCAATAAAATAAATATGAGAGGTCTTGATTTAAATAACAGAATTTAAAATATCTTCAGTGGTATCATATTATGACATAACATCTATTCATGATTTCAAAATAAATACTTTTATAAAATTTTTAAAAATAATCCCTCAATGAGTGGACAAAATAGAGATAAAACTCTTGATTGAGCCCATCAAATAGTTTTGTGCTGTTTTGTACAAATAGTTCATTCCAGCCCATATGAGGTACTTTTTGAGGGTGATCAAATCTGCTCTCGTCAAATGCAATCACTTTCCCAGGGATGAGCCCTAGTCCTTCGTGGCTCCCAAACTCTTCACTGCTTTCAAAAAGAAGTTGCATACCCAAACAGATACCT is a window from the Sulfurovum sp. genome containing:
- a CDS encoding 50S ribosomal protein L11 methyltransferase — translated: MEWQKATKSGGYLILSGILDKKEDLVKVSFKDLALKKRILKDEWVTLIYQKDIHG